The Branchiostoma floridae strain S238N-H82 unplaced genomic scaffold, Bfl_VNyyK Sc7u5tJ_1560, whole genome shotgun sequence genomic sequence CAAAAGATCTTAAAAAACGATTTGTAGTACAAACTGGCATTTGAATGTTTGATTTGTTACGAAGGTTGTATGAAGTTGCCTCAGAAACTGCCGGTGGTAACAAGTCAGTTAAATACTGACGAGCTTGGCCATTAACAATCTTATAAAATAGAAGAAGAGAATGGACATAACGTCGCTCGGATAGTTTTTCCCAGCCGAGCTCCTGAAGGACGGAAGAATATGATGACCCCCTCACGGCGCCAGATACCGTGAGGGAGCATTCATATTGCAGCCGCTCGATAAGTCTAGAGTCAGAATCAGAGCAGCTGTGCCAAACAACATCGGCATATTCTAGAGACGGTCTTATAAAAGTCTTGTaaatattttccaaaatattgcGAGGCAGCTTAAATTTTAGGTTTTTAATAATGGATACCTTTTTAAACACCTTCGCAACCATTTGAATAATGTGAGTACTCCATGACATGTTGGACGTTAAAATAACACCGATATGCTTATGATGTTTCACCGTTTGAATAACTGAATTACCAAGAAAAAGAGGAGTGTGAATTGGTGGAACCTTTttctttgaaatacaaatttcTTCTGTTTTGGATGGGTTAAGTTCCATAAGCCATTTATTGGACCAGGAAAGAATTCGCTGAAGATCGGAGTTAAGTCTTATAGATGTAAGTATGGGATTCTCAACAATATCGATCAAGGAGCTATCGTCTGCAAACAAAACGGGTTGAGTTAATAAATCGTCCAACATGTCGTTAATATATATAAGAAAAAGTAAGGGGCCCAGTACGGAGCCCTGAGGTACTCCTGCACATACACTGAGCCAACCAGAACACTGGCCATCAACCACAACACGCTGAATTCTGCCATGAAGATAGCTTTGAAACCAGTTCAAGAGTGGTCCTTCGAGTTCAGGAAGAATGGCATTACTATCATCAACTGAAGACTGACCAGCAAAATATTCATTAAACAAAGATGCTTTTTCTTTCGAATCAGTTGTGAAAGTATTGCCGAGGTTTAGAGGAGGAATTGTAGAAATACTATTACACCTATAAAAATACTTAATGATGTGCCACCACTTCTTACTTGCTGTATTAGGCTCCGACAAAGACTGAACTAGACGATTGTGATAATCAGATTTTGCAGAAGCAATATCTCCAACAAGTTTGTTTCTAATTCTACGATATGACGCCCAATGCACAGGATTGTTAGACAGTTTGGCCCTCTTGTGAAGTTTGTCACGCTGTCGCATTAGCCGTCTCAGCCGAGGGAGCATCCACGGTTTATCACGTGGTCTGATTTTAATGGTCTTGTGAGGTACACAGATATTTTTGGCCTCATATATTAAATCAGTAAGCTTACTACCAGCTTCGTTCACAGAGTTGCAGTGGTATATGTCGTTCCATTTGGGATCGGATACGAAGGTGGTAAGCTTGGTAAAATCAATTCTGGAATAGTCCCAGACTGATCTAGTGTATGGCCTTGGAAGCTGTAAAGATAGTTTAAAAGTAGCAACAATTGGGGAATGGTGGCACCCCGATAAAGGAGATAAAACAGAGGTGGACAAAACAATACCACTAGTGTCAGTAAAAATCAGGTCAATCAAAGAAGCTGACAAGGAGAGGTCGCAAGTCGGTTCCTTAATCACCTGTGTAAGATTCAACATCTGTGATGCTTGAAATAATTTTAAACCGGCAGGAGTGATTGGATCACTCGGCCACCATGCCTGGTGTTTTGCATTAAAATCACCAGTGATAATGAGAGCATCATGTGGAGTACCCCCGGCTGAGAAAACTGAATCACTAAAGGAATCAACAAACTCGTTGATTGTATACAAATCCTGCGCAGGTGGTCTATAGTATACAGCAAAAAGAATGCGGAATTTACCAGTGCACAATTCCAGCCAAATGCATTCAACAGAGGCAGTTTCTAGATCTGTGCGTCTGCTAAAAGCAATCTGGTCAGAAACGTAAACTACGACACCTCCACCGTGTCTATTCCTATCTCGGCGAATTGGAGATTGAAAGCCATCTAATACGATGTTACTTGTGTCAATGGTGTCACCAAGCCATGATTCAGACATTGCGATAACATCCAATTTGTGTTGGATTGCAAGAGATGACAGTTCGTCCAACTTTGAGCCGGCAACTAAACTATTTACATTGGCATGTAGAATGTTTAGGTATTTAAATGAGGTATACATAGTTGACGGCCCAGGGTTTGGATGAATGTCACCCGCAATGAGACTAAGTACAACTATTACAGAAAGTGGGACAAACAGTAAGAAGATATTAAAATGTATACAGATCTTACATCTTTTCAATACGGCAAAATGACGATCAGCTTCGAACATTCCTATCACTGCCATATGCTGCTCAGTACTTATAGGCATGTCATGAAGGACATCCCTAACAAACAGACTTTGAGTAATAAAACCTCTGCTACCAAGCTAGACGATCCCGTTTTGAACAAAAGACAAAGAACAAAGTAAATACAGTACTCACGTTTCAAAAGTAACATCACATAAAATACAGTCATTATGAGTTAGTTCAAGTAACTCTCAGGCTGTTGCCCTTACCAGGCCATCATAAGTTAGGTAGAGAAAGTACTTAGCAGAGAAGAAGGTGTCTAATTGAAATAATCCTCAGGTGTCTTGAATTTCTTGCCTCCCGCAACGCAGAGGTGCATAGTGGCACCAACAAGCTTGAACTTGGGCTTAAGGCCCTTGCTTCTTGCATCATAGAAGGCTGGCTTTAGCCTCTCCTTCGCCTTCTGGATGGGGACAGGAAGGTGAACACTGACACCGATGCCAGACTTCGGCTGGAGACGGTACGCGTGGCGCAGAACAAGGTCGCGATCCGCCATGGATACAAACTTGGCGATGATTGGATTTCCGCGCATCTTTGGGAGACGGTGGACGTTCACAAAGGCGATACTTTTGACGTTGGTCATCTTCAAGTTGTCCTCCATGAATTTGTAGGTTTTCTCCaccacatcttcttcttcctcagCCTGTACACCCCACAAGAGAAGATTTTGCTTCTTGGAATAGAGCTCTGACAACAACAGTTTCTCCTCGAGGGCGATCACGCGCTGTTCCAAGCCGGAGTTTTTAGTGGAAGTTTCTTGTTTAAGGGCATCGATCTCGTCGTGAGCGAAGGATACGCTCTGCTGAAGAGAAACAACTTCCTGACGCAGAGACTTCATGTCTTCACCCAAGTGATAGATAGAGGCATTTAACTTGTCAAAGCTTGCAGAGGTTTTAGATGCAAATTCACTCAGGTGCGCAGCGATACTGCTCAGAGATACCTGCGTCGCCATGCTGCTATCCTCTGAATCATGCGCGACAGAGTCTCCAGAAGTAGGTCTGCGTTTCCTCTTGGATTGCTTCCTACCCGGCATTGACTGGAAGAGGAGACAGTAACGCTGGACGCCACAAAAATGTCCGAAATATGAAAGAATTGGCGTCAAATGACCCGGTATGGCGGGAGCTCAAACTCACATGTTACgctccgccgccatcttgagaACCGAACTTTGTTAGATTATCTTCATTCTATGTAttagaagtagtagtagcatTACTAGGATTAGTATATTATGAAATTTACATTATCATGAtttatatcatctacatctacaacaTATTAAAGATAGAtaaagtttgtttgttccaAAATCATAGTTTAAATATCGATTGCCAAATAAATGACCGGCGGAGCAAATACCGGTATTACAGCGCAGGCACAGATGGCCAACACAAAAGGATAAGTAGCCTTGGCAAAAGTGCCTGAAGAATTTTTTCCTGGGATATTTTTTGATTTGGGTAGTGCATGAGCATGTTACAGGTAAGGGTTTCTACCTCTATGTTGTGTCGATAAAAACGGACACTACTCACTATGATCATGGCATATCCAGAACTCGGGTCATCAAGTCCTGAAGTCCCACTTCAGTACCCTAATACtcttgtcacatttggcgaaaatcgatcggacgacgattctgcggcaattgTCCGAGCTTcgcttataattataactttatttcacaacaattgtacaaggtacaaagtatggcttatatgtgacagggacggttttcaggtcaaaaatacgcgcaaccctctgtcgatcatAGATATggtcgatcttccatcgatacgccagaagatcgtggataatgtggcaggggtataatcaaatcaaatcgaACTTTACTTTACTTAATCAACTTCGCAGTCAATCAGACTGAATTGCGTCGATTTTACAAGGAAGTTCCAACAAGTTAACAATGCAAATACATTggcaaacacatttttttaaaccatttCGTGTGTCAATTAGTTAAAATCTCTTAACGACGTACATACCAACACGACAATAACAAAAAAGCCACTAGCGCGTGACGGGGTGGGGTGGGTTTGCACATTCTAatcattttttatatctcatcaagacctacccacatacgaaCGATTCAATACAGTCTATACAGGCcttcaaataaagtcaaagttatgctgtccacgcACAAACCAAGGAGGCTAAAAacgcatacatacaaacacacacatacatacatacatacatacaaaggcTACAAAAAACGTCACCTTCTGTGGTGCGTAATAAAACAACCCAAGAACAGCGTTATTTTAGCAAAATAAAGTTAAACTGTACGGGGTAATCAGGTACATCAACTTTGACCGACGACCTCCACTGCGCTGAAAGGTCAGATTGCTAGGGAGCCATTTTGATTGATCGAATGATCACGAGCAAGATTCCTTTGTTTCCAGTTTGGCCGTTTTTTAGACAATTTTACACATTAGCAGTTATTCAGGACTATAAACCGGAAGGTGAGACCTTTGTTTACTGCCTGTTCACTTTGTATGAGTGTATTctcgtttatttgtttgtatgtaacgCACCTGGAGtccacgtctagcgaagaaatagacgtaaagcacggacaacaacaacaacagtaacgCTATTTGTAtatgcgcgcgcgtgtgtgtgcatgtgtgtgttttgtgtgtgtgcacctgtgtgtgtatgtaacgttatttgtatgCGCGCGTGTCGgaatttgtatgtgtgtatgcatctatgtgtttgtgcgtgcgtgtttgtgtgtttgtgtgtgtgtggattaGTGTGTATCTGTccatgtgtgtgtacgtgtgtaatACGGACTACATTGATGTATTCTAtatgaatagaatagaatagaatagaatagaatagaattgaTACGCTCCTGTTCCAGGACAACAAGGCGGGTATAGATAGCATCGGAATGGCATTTTCCATCGGAATTTTCCATGCATGAAATTCCAATTTTGGAAGATTTATTGTTCGTTTCAGAAATGGACGAGAGAAGCGGTGAGGTCGCTATGGATGATCTGTCAACTGTTCACCCTGGGGATGAGGCAAGCAGCAACGAGAAATTATACTCGGGAAGGCAGCAGAACAAGGAAGGGGGCATTCCACGCGAGGAAACGTGCGGACTAGAGTCCGACCATCCTCCCGCACAGGGTCGAACAGAGCACACGGACAGGTTTGCGGTGAAACGTACTGTGGACAGACGCTTCGAGTGTACGGAATGTGACTATAGAGCAGCCAAAAAATATTGTCTAGTAATACACACAAGAATACATACAGGCgaaaaaccctataaatgtggcCAGTGCGACTACTGTGCTAGGCAGAAAAGTAGTTTAGACCTTCACCGCACTACTAAGCACAGCGGAGAAAAGCCATTAATGTGTGACGAGTGCGAATACAGGACTGCTGACAGGTCTAACCTATCAGTGCATATGAGACTGCATACAGGCGACAAACCgtttaagtgtgaccagtgcgattatTCTACTGCACGGAAGGGAAACTTAGACCGacatatggctaaacacaccggagaaaaaccttaTAATTGTGGAGATTGCGGGTACAAGACGGCTGACAGATCTTCCTTAGCGGTACActtgagaaaacatacaggtgagaaaccttataaatgtgaccagtgcgactattctgctgcaaagaaagacaatttagaccgacacatggctacGCACACCgtagaaaagccctacatgtgtggtgagtgcggatacagaacgGCCAACAGGTCTCACCTATACCGCCATGTGAGCAGACATGCAAgtgtgaaaccttataaatgtgataAATGCGACTTTTCTACTAAAAGAAAAGACTATCTAAAGAAACACTCGTTAAAACATACGTATTAGGGATACAGttgaccagggttgtagccagcctgaaatcattttcaggccccttgattttgaatgggaatcctatcgagcaccgaaggcatggcgtgacgttgcgcgtcatttctagggggtctgggtcccagaaaatgtttaaatcaagacggaatggggaaaacctttttctgtccccagctgcaaaattccttcaaaggactgaaggacaggtgctggctacaaccctgcagtTGACACTTGCTGATACGGGACCCTCGACATCTATTACATTTAGATGATACATGCAAAAATTGCAGGTGAATACTCAAAGCACAGGTCTAATCAGTGCGAATATTTTGTGTAATGAAGATGTAATTTAGACACATACACAGGGTGAAACAGACCGCTAAATCATAGTGGCCCTTCTGTATTGTGACTGACATATACAAAGTTCCGTGTAGATGGATATTGCTCCCCTTGCGTTATGAACGTCACCTGTAGTTATACCCCTGTAGATACTTAATACCCTTAACTTTGATAGTTGCAGTTGCAAACATAGATACCGTAAGTCTCAATCCGATGTGTAAAACTGTATAAGGTATTAAGCCTGCATATTACTGCAGTTGTACTAATTGGTGCTGATAGTtagcatacatatatatttttaacaATATGTCATTCACTTTATACGTTTTTATGATATTGAAACGTTTACATTAGATTttatttatacatttttatcatttttatcattataACACTGCATTGTGATAATGCATATCGTATGAAATGATAACACAAACAGAACTGTTCGCTTCCGATACCTTCCAGTGCTGTTCATGCATGTCATCTATTTGCACAGAATATGAATTTGTAACCACCTTCAAAGCAAGATGAAATTGTTCGATGTTTACAGGATGAAGAggacataaaaaaagtctatATGCTACCATACATATGCTTACAAGAAACCAAAATGCAGTACTTTCAGTACAATATTATACACAGGTTCTTGATCATCAACGCATatttaaaaaagataaaatttaaAGACTCTAATCAATGCCCATATTGCGAAGAAAAGCAGACAATAGTACATCTTTTCGCGAAATGCCACACCGTCAAAATTTTCTGGAAAGAGTTTACTGACTGGTGGAAAAAACAAAATCAGCATCCCGCAGGTCTTACCAACAATGAAATTATTTATGGTCACCTGTCCCAccttcaaaacaataaaacattgaacaggTGTATCATACAGGCCAAATATTACCTTTTCTGCACCGCCATTAGCAATGCCTACCCCACGTTCCATGCCGTAAAGCATAAACTACTAGAGTATGTTTAATTAAGATAGTATTAGTGGTTTCAAAGTGTGATGTAAGTTGCCAATTGTAAGGTGTTATAGTCATGTATCTGTTGTAGTCGGAGATGTAGTCATGATcatgaagctatacatgtaattgtaaatgtaacaacgTAAAGGATTTCGAGAGCCAATTGTAAAGTTTTATAGCCATGTATCTGCTGTAGTCGGAGATGTAGTCGTgaagctatacatgtaaatgtgtgtaattattatcatttttctatAAAGCTTTttaagaaaattgaaaaaaaaatgaatttgcagTTATTGAATTAAATTATTCTTTCGttcgtttctttttttgtcttattacatgtgtgtctaacctttatcgacataTTCTTTCTTTTATGTACTAGCTAACAGACATTTTCATACATAGGAGTGTCCTTTCTGTGATGTCACGACCTAAATGCCAAAATGTCCCACCAAAGAGCACACAGTAGACAATCGGTTTTAATATTTAGTCAATTTAGTCATCAATAACAAATAGACGCTGATATTCTAGGTAATAATGCTACTTGAACTAGGTGAATGCCGATATAACGATGTAGGACATTGTAACATTGATCATTTTtatctcatcaagacctacccacattccaaatatttaatacagtccatccaggcCTTCGAAAGGTATGCTGTCCACGTTTGTGCATATGCACGCATTCATAGACACAAACATAGTTTTACGCACATGCATActtacaaacgctacccaaaaacGTCACCTTTTAGGTAATAAAGCAAATGATACAACCCAGGAACAGCGTTATTTTAGCAGAGGAAAGTAATGCAGTTAAGTTTTATGTCGTTAAATTGTGGGGGTAATCGGGTGAATCAACTTTAACCTTCGACCTCCACAGAGCTGAAGTTCAGCTTTCCAgaccgccattttgatttatcGGATGATCACGGACAGATCCCTTTGTTTCCAGTTTGGTCGTTTTTAAGACAATTCTACACATTAGCAGTTACTAAGGACCATAAACGGGTAGGTAAGACATTTGTTTGCTGCCTATCTCCGTTGTAagagtgtttatttgtttatttgtatcattgtatgtatgtaacgtcaTTTGTGCGCGCCCGcgagtgtgtacatgtgtgtgttgtgtgtgtgtgctactatgtgtgtgtgtgtaacgttatttgtatgTGCGCGTGtggtatgtgtatgtgtgttatgtgttcATGTATCTATGTGTCTGCGTGtttgtgcatatgtgtgtacgtgtgtaatACGGACTACAGCTTGTTGTATTCCATATGAACAGAGTAGATACGTTAGCGTTCCGGGACAACAATGCGGGTATAGACGGCATTGGAATGTTGTTGGTTTTTTATCTTCCATAAATTCACCTTGAGTATTCACCTTGAGagacagccagtaggtacccgttagagtaatgaggctgtacaTAGTTAAACTGCGGGGCTGTAGCATCTggtcttccttccttccttccctctatcctaccttccttccttccttccttccttccttccttccttccttccttccttccttccttccttccttccttccttccttccttccttccttccttccttctttcgcTCTTTCTTCTCTGCAGCCAACTGGTTCAGTTCCAATTTTGTAGGAGTTATTGTTCTTTTCAGAAATGGGCGAGAGAAGCGTTTAGGTCGCTATGGACGATCGGTCAACTGTACACCATGGGGACAAGACAAGCAAAAGCGAGAAATTAGACACGGAAAGGCAGCAGAGCAAGACATGGGGCATTCCACGCGAGGAACCGTGCGGAGTAGAATCTGACCATCCTCCTGCACAGGTCCATACAGAGCAAGCGGGATTTCTTGCGTTGAAACGTACTGTGGACAGACGCTTCGAGTGTACGGAATGTGACTATAGGCCAGCCAAAAAGGTTAAACTATCGAGACACACAAGAAAATAtactggcgagaaaccttataagtgcGACAtttgcgactattctgctgcaaagaaagACCATTTGGAGTCACACATGGACAAGCACACCAGCGAAAAACGCTTCATGTGTgtggagtgcggatacagaactTCTCACAAGTCTCACCTAACcgcacatatgagaacacatacaggcgagaaaccttacaggtgtgaccagtgtgactattctgctacacatAAATCTCAATTGGAtagacacatggctaaacacaccggcgaaaaaaaattaatttgtggagagtgcgggtacaggacggctgacaggtcttccttaaccgtacatatgagaacacatacaggcgtgaaaccttataaatgtgaccaatgt encodes the following:
- the LOC118408226 gene encoding zinc finger protein 525-like isoform X2; protein product: MDDRSTVHHGDKTSKSEKLDTERQQSKTWGIPREEPCGVESDHPPAQVHTEQAGFLALKRTVDRRFECTECDYRPAKKVKLSRHTRKYTGEKPYKCDICDYSAAKKDHLESHMDKHTSEKRFMCVECGYRTSHKSHLTAHMRTHTGEKPYRCDQCDYSATHKSQLDRHMAKHTGEKKLICGECGYRTADRSSLTVHMRTHTGVKPYKCDQCDYSTAQRGNLDRHMAKHTGEKRYICGECGYRSADRSALKSHMVKHTGVKPYTCDYCDYSAARKFHLDRHMAKHTGEKPFMCGKCGYRAADLSYLTVHMRTHTGEKPYKCDQCDYSATRKDYLEKHLIKHTS